GGGGCCTCCTCCATCGCAATGGTCATGTTTTCTTCCACATTGTGCTGCCTGGAATGAGCACAAATCCAACAGTAAGggactttttaaaaagaatgaaaacatgctGCTTTCCTTTGTTAGTTCTAAATAGTACAGTCAAATTCATGAAAATATCATTATATGACATATTATTACACCACAATATCTTGTTACGGAAGGAAAAACTGAGGCTGTACCATGCTGAAGACGAAGGGTATTATGTGTTGTGTTATGAATATTCACAAGTGGTCAACACAACCTATGGTCTCCGCCCCATACCTGATGTCCTCCTCAATCTTTGCTTGGGCATCCAAATCGAAAGGATCAGCAGTCAGAAGTCTGatcctctcttgctctctcttgGCTCGATCCTGCTGTTGCTCTGCCAGCACTTTGGTGAAACGCTCTGAGGAAATAGTCGGTTACAACATGACCGGTTCAAATCTGATTAAAAGTAAAAGACCATCAACAGAAACCGTGGCATGTAACATCAACAGCTCTTCTTTGTTTACCCAAGTCTCCGCTCAGCAGGGCCTCAGCAAGCGGCGGGTTTCGCTCCTTGAGTAGTGAAAGCTCATGTGGATTGGATAATAGCATCTGCTGGAGTAAGGCGGGGTCATCCAGCCCCTGAGGAGAGGAGCCGCGAAAGGCCGTTGGCGTGGAAGATTGTGTGGCGCGCTGCGGCTGCTGTTGAGGCTGAGGCTGCGACTGAGGCTGTGGtggcagctgctgctgtgaagTTTGTGGCTGCTGCGGTCTTATGGCACCACGTTGACTAGTTGAGGAAGAGGTGCCGGGGATTGTGATGGAACGAAAGTCAATATGGGGCAGACCTAAGGAGCACAAAGGACAAATGGTGAGAGGTTAAGCTaggttcacactacacaactttcaaAATTGTCAGATCGCAGACTTGTTCACACTATaaaacttgctgtcttgtaatcgggagtctttTGAGtcattgtggttttcacactagaTGACTGGCGTCAGGGggcacacactacaagatctttcactgggaggaatccccgatgaggtctccaaactagcATTTTATCACGAAAACATGTGAGTAATACACGGTAAATGATTTGATACCACACGTGAGACACATGCTGATGTTATTGTTGGCACGTGTTCTCAatatagcctgtttccacactcttttttactatttattcctcaaggtgaaacaacaactttgctctgtGTTGCACATGCAACACATCcagtaagttcctattgttacaggtgACCCCTCCTCCctcaggtttcccctcaactcgtgtcttgcgctctcactggctgtagctcgtggccggagtccccgacaggtccaggtatttagcatgctagatatctggaattgTGTTTGTGGGGCATCGGCGAGCCTCTCGGCTTGCGTATTTAAGCAGTTCACATATGACGCTCAAATGGCGGTGTGCGAGTGGCGAGGCAACggcgatttgcctctgatctggggcttttgtcggggagctccaaaaactgtcagggagcggaaaatcagggctaaagtagAGTAGTGTGAACTAGTTATTAACTTTTTGCAAGTAACAAAAACTCACTAAATAGATGCTAGATGCATGAATCTTTGATGTCTTTTCAAGAGTGTTGCCTTGTGTCCCTAGATGTATAACTCTGTataattttttcttttaaatcaaccctttctcttcctgtaaccTGCATTTACTTTCCTCATACTTTTGATGCTGGTCAGAGGGTTGCTAACTAGACCTAGGGACTAGTAAACTAGTCAACAACATTGTGAATAATATTTCTGAACTCTCAAAGTCCCAACCCATCATCTGTCTTCTtgtggaaaaacatcatgggaCCTTCGTGTACAGTAATTGTGATCTTAACTGGAACTTGGCAACAGACCTAAATCTATAGCTTCCACATAATCTCAATAAACACGTATGTTACCTGGAAAGGCTGGCTGAGTTGGAGGTGGCCTTCTGTCAGCTTGCCTGAGAACCACCACATCTCCATCCTTAACACCATAGTTCCCCAAGGCACGAGTGGTGTCTTTTAGGTGCTGTTCTACATATGTGATCTGTTTATGGGAAAATACAGAATTACATTTTATATCATCATGCAGAAGATTAAGAGATTCTTGCTTCCGTTGTATattttggtgccttcaaacggggtcgtgtttaccgtgttcacgagaacaGTCCATATGAATAGAATCCATGACTGAATAAGAGAAGCATGCTTAACACAGATAGGATATTTCATGAGCTCAACTGCCACAACTCATTAGGTGGCACTTGCTTTTACAAACTCTACTTTTCAGTAAGTAAACCAGACTGTGCTGTAAATGTTATAGACCTATAGTTTCACTGGTCTACCTGACTGCAATAACTACTTTACAACCCAGAACAACAAAGTTATAGTACTGTGACTGTCATGGGGTCAGTGTATTTGTTTCAGGTTAATGTATCACCTTCACTTTCAGTTTCCTGCGTGCCCACAAACATATTTCACAACAGACCAAGCTGTATTAATTACGAAAGGGAGGGGAAGCAGGTATATGCAacaacatgtacaaaaaaagcagaaaatccttATAATTTAGAAGGTCAAATTACCcagccaacatttgtatgtggggcccatgtgggtagtaaatgggctgaaaaatgggccGTATATGGGATTGCCCATGGGTTCCATAATGGGTACAATGGGTGTAATATGGGCCCAATCTGggcaacataaaccaaaacccatctcggccccaggtttaagttctatgtgggAACTACATGGGGGCTACATGGcctgaaatatgggttgtaggtgggtttgtccacagtttccatgtcgGCCCCttgcactaatttcccagtagtgaccCAACTAGAACCCACACAGGGGgcccacatggggagcccaAGTGGGGAGCCCAAGTGGGACAAACttagttgacccaagtgggcgccatttgtgttgcccattctgagcccatgcactaatttcccattagtgacccacCTAGAACCCACTTGGGTAACCCACATGGACCTACTTAGTTGatccaagtgggccccagataagatgcccattttgggcccatacccacttggtTCCCGGTtacccccagcataacccatgtggggcccacatacCCATGTTGGCTGGGTTACTTTGCACCAATCCAACATAAATGACTGCTGttaaagctaaaatagagtTGAGAGTAAACCTGTCTGACAAAGCCTCACAACACCACAATAAGAGCCTATGCTAGGGCGGTTTTATATAGCATGGCCACATTTAATGTGTTTAGGTCATTGCGTAACGTTAACCTAACGTTAAATGTTTTTTGGACTAGACATCGGAGAGCTCCACTTCCCCAATACACTTTAAAACTCTATTCACTCATTAACGTTACCAACAGTCTCATCACACAGCCCCTAACACATCAAACTGTGAGAGGTGTGTTGGGCTAACATGTCTTTGTGACCATCACTGTATCCATGCAGAGTTCAACACACATTTTGAATAAACGTTAATGTAACATTAGAGAGCCGTTAACGTCAACTAACGTCAACTGACATCAGTTTAAACATGCGGCTCGACAAAGCCGTTAGAACACCAGTCCGTTAGGTTAACTTCGTGTAACCGTTGGCCTTTAACGATCTGTTAACTAGCTACATGAGTTGACAACTGTTAGTTAGCTTCATTAGTTTGACTTCCAGTTAGGTCTACGGCCACCGACAAGCATATCTGTCTGTTGTTGATAAACGAAGATTTCGCAACACCTCgtccaacaacacagcaaagGTCCGATTCATGCTAGCACGGCAGCTAGCTTAGCTCTGAGCTAGGTTAGCTCTGTGGCTACATGGCAGCGAGTCTGGGTCTAGCCTGGGTCTTAGCTAGGTTAGCTCTCTGGGTCTTACCTGTATCTCCCCAGCTGGGATGCCTGATTCCAGCTCACACAGTGCTATAAAGTCTCTGAGCTCCAGCTCCGGGGACACATCGAGAGCGAAGGTGGTCTCTGGGCTGTCCCTCGGAGCGCAGAACACGGTGACCAGCATCGCTTCTTGTTTCGGGTCTGGATCTCTAGACGAacccgctgctgctgctacacacTGCGGTGAGTGGAGTTCCTTGTTCCACAGGAGGAGAAACACCCAGTTATTATGTGGATTTTCAGTTTTAAGACGTGTTTCAGTAACAAAAAGCGTCAAAGGGGGACTACTATTAAACCGAAACTGCTTTGCACTTACTGGGTAAAAGCCTGATGTGACAGTTTCTCTTTCAACAACAACTAAACAACATCAAGTCTACTGCTCAGCTCAGGAGTGCCGCATTTCATCAGGATGGTTTTACGACATGTCGCATTACAGAAGCTGCAGTCGTGAGGcgtttcttcttctactgtttAAAACACTGACAACCAGAGTCCACCACCTCCTGGAGAGATCTGGAAATTACACACATGAAACAACACTGTTCTCATAAAagagcaagtgtgtgtgtgtgtgtgtatatatatatatatatatatatatataaactggggaaaaaagttcggaatgctaatggtcattgtattttacatcgttagaaagcctgtttatttaccttcacaatgatgtccaacttgttaggatcatgcatttgtgggatgagcagcacagctgattatgtgggtagcgcccaagaacaatttgccaaaatgctcttccaatggtaaacagtgtcgaccacacagacaatggaacctgaacatgtgggggaatgtcatgttcagtgatgagtccaggttctgtctgcggaagttggacggcagggtcaaagtatggagacgacgtggagaacgctatgctgattgttgcaccgatggagtaacagcttttggtgggggcagtgtcgtggtgtggggcggcatctccctcactggcaaaacaaggcttgtcatcattgaaggccatctccatgcagtgagatatcaggatgagattctgcagccagtggcgatcccatatctccacaatctgggacctaacttcatcctccaagatgacaacgctcgcccccacagagccagggttatcacagactacctccacaatgtgggagtagagagaatggaacggcccgccaagagtccagacctcaacccaattcaacacttgtgggatcagcttgggcgtgctgtacgtgttagagtgaccaacacaaccacgctggctgacctgcaacgaatcctggttgaggaatggaacgccatcccacagcaacgtgtgaccaggttggtgaccagcatgaggaggaggtgccaggctgttgtggctgcgtatggatcttccaccgctacagaggctcctgacggtgtattaaatgaataaagtgtaaaattgccaatatgtcttgttcattccttgttactgatagagagttcaatcatccaatccaccaaacaactcaaaacaagagtcaacaccaacaggagaatacactgtttaccattgacggagcattttggcaaatttttcttgggagctacccacataatcagctgtgctgctcatcccacaaatgcatgatccttacaagttggacatcattgtgaaggtaaataaacaggctttccaacgatgtaaaatacaatgaccattagcattgtaacaacagagaaataatcaaccaaacacaagtttccaaactttcttttcccagtttatatatgtatatatatatatatatatatatatacatatatatatatatatatatatatatgtatatatatatattttttttttattgttcacacatttcttatctgttcaaaatgtacattaagagagatttgtcaagtgtttaatactcatcaataaatatgcttgctttacgcaaatatatgtatatatttattattggaaatcaattaacaacacaaaacaatgacaaatattgtccagaaaccctcacaggtactgcatatagcataaaaaatatgctcaaatcacaacatggcaaactgcagcccaacagacaacaacaactgtcagtgtgtcagtgtgctgacttgactatgactacactaaactgcatgtgattatcataaagtggacatgtctgtaaaggggagactcgtgggtacccatagaactcattttcattcacatatcttgaggtcagaggtcaagggacccctttgaaaatggccgtgacagtttttccttgccaaaatttagtttggatcgttatttagcctccttcgttaCAAGCTAGtagggttggtaccaatggttttaggttttctagtttcaaatgatatcagtatcttcactctagcattaatgcattaaggaAATAAGGGGCGAATTTCCATTAACACATTACTcgtgttaattttgacagccctaataaaaacatataaattgATAAATACAACAGTTCTCCAGCAGAAAGttatacttatatatacatattttttacgATAATAGTcctgtatatatttacatatatatatatagattaaaTATGACAGGAATACAGTGGCCTAAGTAATGAAGAGTGCTtctcattgtttttattatttacataatGTTACACATGTTACTTGTATCATATTTCAGGTAAGTGAGTTCAGTGTCAACCTGAGGGAATATGGGAGATGCAGATTCATGTATGAACAATGAATTGTGTGGTGTAATTGACCATGAATGTTCTGTATGAGTGATCTTATACAACCTTTGTTTGGGTGGTAATGGTAACCTACATACAGATTTCAGAAATACGCAGTTCAAAAAGACCTAATACAAATCCCACAGCCACCGATAAGTGAACTTTCTATTCTGGTAAGCATGAAACCTCTCCTCCGTACACCCTACTTTCAGTCAGTGGCACGTTTTGAGCCCAAAAGCAAATAAATGATACTGCTTTGAATGCATTCAGAGGTCTACTATAGTCACTATGGCACTATGCTGACTGAACTGCAGGGCACAAAGGAGGTCTGCACACTGTTAGGCTCCAAATCAACAGGTTATTTCTCTCTTCGAGACAACGTTTCAATCTACAAGATCTCCTTCAGTGTGAAAGAGGTAAAAAGGACATTTCTTATAGAGACAGTAATCAACTCTAATCACTATCGCCTGCTCGTCAGCAAAAAGTAGGGAGAAAAACTTCTAGCTGTATAAGCTATCTATATTTTACTCACCAcgctgaaacagaaaatgttcagtTTTCATTTCTGTGTTCTCAACCTGGGTGCAGTCCCATTATCTAGGCCTGCGGAGGTAGTTTTCGGTGTATTGGTAATGAGGATAAGAAGATTGCTAATGCTGGCTCATTTATCTTCTCAGTCTTGTGTCGTAATGTCAATTTTAACTTCTGTTAAAACTTTTTGCAATTCAACGGAACAAGACAAAAACtacatatatttgtgtgtaaatagaaacaacatttattcCACATATGCTCCATCTTACTGCAGAATTATGGGAATGTAAAAGTGTATGCCCATGAGAAAGCATATACAGTAGGATGTGTTAAAGCCCCCACACACCAACAGTCAAACAACACAGTATGCTGCCTGATTAGCCCGCTTCTTAAGATTGTGTGGGCGTGTAAAGACTGTGCTTGATTGACGTCTCCTTCGGTCTCCAGTTAGCTGCATTAATGTGATTATTTACACCTATGCTTTTCCCGCTTTGACGAGCCAAAATGTGTGCTGTGAAAAGGGTCTATTGATACctttatcattttttaaattctttctTTATTGAACACATGCTCATTGATACATagacaattgaaaaaaaaagaagacaaaacaaaaataattacatatacatttcataatgccagagtttatgttataaatataatattataattatttaatcatttagaggtcttaatggctttttttgtttttggtgctatattgtttgaattcattaataaaatgCAGGAAAGTTTGCttggttcctgaccatttttaaatatgaaattttccaaaaataataaataattgtatgatATACGGCATATTATTTCCAATTTTATCTTGACTAAAATATAGCATTacatcaaacatatttatttcaacattctTCTTAAGTTTGTTTTGTAGAAAGTTGGCTACAGAACATTCTTGTAATATATACAATGAAGAAATAGATGGGAAATACTCTCTTCTTCAAGTCCACAGAAATCACACCTATAATCAATATCCAGCTTGAATCTTTCTAACACAAGTTTTACTGGGTAAATTATATGCAATATCTTGAAAGACACTTTCCTTAAGTTTGTTAATAATACAGTATCATAAATTTCCCAAGCTTTCCCCCACTATCATCAGATAAGGAAGACCAAAAACATCTAGATGAAGGAACAGAAACATATACTGAGTGTGTTCCTAATATTTTTGTTAGAGCACTTCTCTTTCAGTACGTTAGTACATCTGATATAATTATTTTCCACACAATCTTCTGAATTGAAAGGTTGATCAACAGTACCAGGGACACCTTTATCATTCGTATTAGTCCACAGAGTGTGGTGACACAGCGTAACTCCCACCATAACTCCAACCTGACCTGAGTTGTGATTGTGATTGAAAACAGCTGGGGGTCTTTAAAGAGAACTCTGTATGAATgaaacatcatggtttgactGAACTATAAAGAAAAGAGTAAATTAACAGGACACTAATTTAACTTTAGTGTGATACATTGACTGATACAGAAAAATGAAGTGAAAAGTTGCCACAACTCCAAAAAGTGTCATGATACATCATCACGTTGAGACAAAGGGAGGAAGCTTGCTGTGTTGTGAAACTATAAGAACAGTGTTGAGTCTTACTTCCCTGACATGCTATGAAACCTGTCTTGGAGTTTGTTTGCTTTTGTCTCAGGTGCAACATTTCTGCACAGAGACAGCGAGGGACATTCCTGTACACTATTTCTGTACAGGaattatgtattattactatttctCCTGCAGTAGAAACCACAGAAGTAGGGGCCTGATTAAAACCTTCTGTGATGtcagaaagagacaaacaatGGGCTTTTCTACTGATAAACATCTGGGCAAATAGCTCAGCCTGACTCATCACATCATGTAagttactttttcatttttttagctTGTTATATTGGTTTAGGTTAATATTGTATTACGATTACAACCTGTCACAGGAACATGGACATATTAAGAATTTTGTGATGCCCTAATtaaaagttttttgtttttttttgttatttcacTGAGCAACAGCCAGCTTAAATTTTTAGCGGAGGTGTATTTTCAACATCCGTTTTCAAGTAGCAAGCTAGCATTTGAGTGGTTGTATCTTGCAAAATGATCAAGGATATGTGGTTATTTTATTTCCATCTGCTCTTTGAGTCCATATGCAAAGGTACCATGTCATGTTCTTACTGGCAGAAAAACATGAAGCTGCATAGTTTCCGATAGTTAAACCACAAAGTTCTTACCTATTTTCCTAGTAATCCTGAAACAATAAGATAAAGGTTAATAAACATGCCAAAATAGCTCTaaggctcttttttttttattatagctGATAacattctgtttatttatttcataacaataaaattaactttggtatttaattatttgtcaagtaccataatcaaaaatatatatttaagttAAAAGCTGAGTCAGAAATGTAATGGCTGTTTGAACTGAATACTTCATTAGTGGAGTGCAGAAAGAAgcatttatcctccttcatcATGGCAGaaaagtactactactataaataatactatctatctatctattatggAGAAGCACTAATTATTTTGTTACTAAAGTGTCATGTATGTctgttatataatttttttttttttttctaatttcaagAACATTTTATATGAATTAGCAGTttgaaatttattttaatatacatgtattGTTTAAAACATTTCGAAACAGAACACactattttacagtttttctttggCTCATTTTTCGGTCTTaacagtcttaactttctctaaactgtaagtaCAATAGTCATAACTGTTTGATGGAAAATCAGAACTCCattgcatgtctgcaaaaggtcgtaactcacccaaaacatttcattcatgcttcaaaacccagttattgtgtcagtaaactggccaatgtcaccaaaatgaaaagttgttttgttatcGTGCGagcctggaaatgtttcttatacgaaaaatcactgttttgttctacttttttttgttcacaCTGACTACTTACTGTACGATACCAGCATGTCAGTTTTGTCTGGCTGAATGTGTATCGCACTGAGCTGTTTAGATTCCCATTTTAACACAGGACAACATTTAgtgggaaaagtcaatactgtagtacacagaaaaaggatatgtacatgtgtgatatacagtaaatgtaattgtttagcaatgtgttacatttactgtaaatagaaaattcacctttgagctttcatgtaaagtcatatacagtgaacagaaaacTTGCCATAAAATGACATCTATGCCAAAAAACAAACCCCGCAACAATGAAAGAGCCTGCTGTAGTGGCAAATAAGAACAACTAAAATGTTAAGTGTTACAGTAAAGTCCAACATTGGAAacagtagtttgacaaaaaaaactacaacacaAAACTTATCTTTAGGTCCAGTTGCTAGTTTTGTCCAACGATTATGCTGCAAGATTAAATGTTGTAAATGTTTGTAAAAAGTTTTCAAGATATTTTCGAGATTTTCTGCTGATTTAAAATCTGAAAACAGATAACACACAGACTGCATGAGTGCTAACTTAAAACTGTAACTTATTATTAtccttattttgttttgtttttaactctCATTGCAAAGTATTACAATTAAGACATATAAGTTTGGGCTTATTAGTGTCCTCACTCCTATTTATTAAATCAAACcttaaatgtaaagaaaaaggGGTTTTTGCTCATTGAATGAGTAATGTTGTAAATGTGATTCCATCGACATGTTAGAGTCACGTGATTTTTTCATGTCTATATAAGGTGGTGATTCCCACAGGAAACTCTCAGTTGCACGTTGTCAGCACTCAAGTATTGAACATGGTTCTGCTCAAACTGCTTGTATTCACTTTAACTTTTTATGACCTCATTGTTGATTTGGATGCCAAATCATTGATCTTGAATTGCCCAAAAGGTAAAGTATGACTTTCTAGTAATTATCCTCCTCATTTGGCATAATGCTGTAGAATATACTAACACTTTTTGGCTTTACAACTTCCTCTTTCCTTCAAACAAATCAAGGTCACCAAATAACTCGTGACGAAGTTGATTGTGAAATCTGCCCCAATGGATATTACCAGCCTGAAGTGAATTACTCCAAATACTGCAAACCGTGTACAAAGTGTGATGAGGGTAAGTGTTGAAGCTTTGGTTTGATGTattctacaaaaaaaaacaacaacaacacaatactGTGAGCAATAGCTGAGAAACCTACATGTTATTTCACTCACGCTGGAATTACTAACGAATCTATTAACTCTGATCAAATTGGTTCGTAAAAAATGTGGTTCCCTTTGTGCTGAAGAAGAAAGCTTCTTTGTCTTTTCTCCAAATGAAGTGACTGGTTTTCAAGTCTCCTGTgatctgatgtttttttgttcttgtttttgtaGAAACAAGTGTTGTTAAAGGGACGTGCACaaaagagacaaacacaaaatgTCAGTGTCGCCGAGGATTTGTTCCCCGGTACCCAGATTCTACCACTTGCAAATGTGACTCTGGATTTGGACTAAAACCTGGAAGAGGTACATAAGATGGCTCACACAACACTGCATACCACATACGTATGTCAAAGAAAATAGTAATTTTaatgattcattatttttcagTGCCAGGATGTTCAGAATGTGAAGATGGATATTTCAGCCCACGTATGAACTCGCCCTGTCAAAAATGGAAAGAGTATGTCCGCTGTATCATATCATAGTGTTTTTAAAACTCTGTACAtgcattatataaatatataaactatatataaaaaatgaatcACAACAATGTCTAAAGTAGTACCTGTTATTTACGGCT
This portion of the Sebastes fasciatus isolate fSebFas1 chromosome 1, fSebFas1.pri, whole genome shotgun sequence genome encodes:
- the ddi2 gene encoding protein DDI1 homolog 2 isoform X2, whose protein sequence is MLVTVFCAPRDSPETTFALDVSPELELRDFIALCELESGIPAGEIQITYVEQHLKDTTRALGNYGVKDGDVVVLRQADRRPPPTQPAFPGLPHIDFRSITIPGTSSSTSQRGAIRPQQPQTSQQQLPPQPQSQPQPQQQPQRATQSSTPTAFRGSSPQGLDDPALLQQMLLSNPHELSLLKERNPPLAEALLSGDLERFTKVLAEQQQDRAKREQERIRLLTADPFDLDAQAKIEEDIRQHNVEENMTIAMEEAPESFGQVVMLYINCKVNGHPVKAFVDSGAQMTIMSQACAERCNIMRLVDRRWAGIAKGVGTQKIIGRVHLAQVQIEGDFLPCSFSILEDQPMDMLLGLDMLKRHQCSIDLKKNTLLIGTTGTETRFLSEAELPECARLAYGTEGREDARPDEIADRELAEALQRSIQESGQH